A genomic stretch from Halobellus sp. LT62 includes:
- a CDS encoding redox-regulated ATPase YchF, producing the protein MLSVALAGKPNAGKSTFYKAATMADVDVGNYPFTTIDPNRGVTHARTRCPCLDREERCGNCEGGVRYVPVELLDVAGLVPGAHEGRGLGNQFLDALTDADVILAVVDAAGGTNAEGEPVEVGTYDPVEEADFVEVELEQWLVGIIERNWESVVRKSRSPDFDIDEALTEMLTGFGATEYDVAASLRALDYPDDPQQWSDEDQERLARDIRQRTKPIVLVANKADIAPPENLERLAKSDKPVIPTTADGELALRNATEAGIVEYLPGDEDFEVVGDVSDAQMQGLETIREVMSERGGTGVQRAIDTAVYDVLDMVTAYPVQNETKWTDGTGEMLPDAFLLARGSTPKDLAFAVHSDIGEGYLHAVDARSKRRIAEDYELEEGDVIKIVSTAS; encoded by the coding sequence ATGCTCTCGGTAGCACTCGCCGGCAAGCCCAACGCGGGCAAGTCTACCTTCTACAAGGCCGCGACGATGGCCGACGTCGACGTCGGCAACTACCCGTTCACGACGATCGATCCCAACCGCGGCGTGACCCACGCCCGGACGCGCTGTCCCTGTCTCGACCGCGAGGAACGCTGCGGCAACTGTGAGGGCGGCGTCCGCTACGTCCCGGTCGAACTGCTCGACGTGGCGGGGCTCGTCCCCGGCGCGCACGAGGGGAGGGGGTTGGGCAATCAGTTCCTCGACGCGCTCACCGACGCCGACGTCATCCTCGCGGTCGTCGACGCCGCGGGCGGGACGAACGCCGAGGGCGAGCCCGTCGAGGTCGGCACCTACGACCCCGTCGAGGAGGCCGACTTCGTCGAGGTGGAACTCGAACAGTGGCTCGTCGGCATCATCGAGCGGAACTGGGAGAGCGTCGTCCGGAAGTCGCGCTCGCCGGATTTCGACATCGACGAGGCGTTGACGGAAATGCTGACGGGCTTCGGCGCGACCGAGTACGACGTCGCGGCGTCGCTGCGCGCGCTCGACTATCCCGACGACCCCCAGCAGTGGAGCGACGAAGACCAAGAACGACTGGCGCGCGACATCCGGCAGCGAACGAAACCGATCGTCCTCGTCGCCAACAAGGCCGACATCGCGCCGCCGGAGAACCTCGAACGCCTCGCCAAATCGGACAAGCCCGTCATCCCGACGACCGCGGACGGCGAGCTCGCGCTCCGGAACGCGACCGAGGCGGGCATCGTCGAATACCTCCCCGGCGACGAGGACTTCGAGGTCGTCGGCGACGTCTCCGACGCCCAGATGCAGGGGCTCGAAACGATCCGCGAGGTGATGAGCGAGCGGGGCGGTACTGGCGTCCAGCGGGCCATCGACACCGCCGTCTACGACGTCCTCGATATGGTGACGGCGTACCCGGTCCAGAACGAGACGAAGTGGACGGATGGAACCGGGGAAATGCTGCCCGACGCCTTCTTACTCGCCCGTGGGTCGACGCCGAAGGACCTCGCCTTCGCGGTCCACTCCGATATCGGCGAGGGCTATCTCCACGCGGTCGACGCCCGCTCGAAACGCCGGATCGCCGAGGATTACGAACTGGAGGAGGGCGACGTGATCAAGATCGTCAGCACGGCGTCGTAG
- the aglM gene encoding UDP-glucose 6-dehydrogenase AglM translates to MQLSIVGSGYVGTTIAACFAEVGHDVVNVDIDEEVVAALNDGDAPIHEPGLDELVAEHAGDRLRATTDYAAVRDTDVTFLALPTPSEDDGHIDLSIMEAGARSLGAALAEKDGHHLVVTKSTVVPTTTEEVIAPILAEESGKTLGEDLDVGMNPEFLREGSAVEDFLSPDKVVLGSETDAAAAALRDVFDPLVAQADDPPVVETGVAEAEMIKYANNGFLAAKISLANDIANVCKEYDIDSEEVLSAIGLDHRIGASFLGAGVGWGGSCFPKDVAAIIAAARDVGYDPTMLEAAVEVNDRQPVRLLERLREHVGPDGARVAVLGLAFKPGTDDVRNSRAIPLVEALLDAGADVVGYDPVATENFRERYPEIEYADSADAALDSADAALVVTDWPAFADLDAEFDEMATPVVVDGRRIVTRRDGIVYEALV, encoded by the coding sequence ATGCAACTGAGCATCGTCGGCAGCGGCTACGTCGGCACGACGATCGCGGCCTGCTTCGCCGAGGTCGGCCACGACGTGGTCAACGTCGACATCGACGAGGAGGTCGTCGCGGCGCTCAACGACGGCGACGCGCCGATTCACGAACCCGGGCTCGACGAACTCGTCGCCGAGCACGCAGGAGATCGACTCCGCGCGACGACCGACTACGCGGCCGTCCGCGACACCGACGTCACGTTCCTCGCGCTCCCGACTCCCTCGGAGGACGACGGCCACATCGACCTCTCGATTATGGAGGCCGGCGCGCGCTCCCTCGGCGCGGCACTCGCCGAGAAGGACGGACACCACCTCGTCGTCACCAAGAGCACGGTCGTCCCGACGACGACCGAAGAGGTGATCGCGCCCATACTCGCCGAGGAGTCGGGCAAGACGCTGGGCGAAGACCTCGACGTGGGGATGAACCCCGAGTTCCTGCGGGAGGGCAGCGCGGTCGAGGACTTCCTCTCGCCCGATAAGGTCGTTCTCGGCTCCGAGACCGACGCGGCGGCCGCCGCGCTTCGGGACGTCTTCGACCCGCTGGTCGCCCAAGCCGACGACCCGCCGGTCGTCGAGACTGGCGTCGCCGAGGCCGAGATGATCAAGTACGCCAACAACGGCTTTCTGGCGGCGAAGATCTCGCTGGCGAACGACATCGCGAACGTCTGCAAGGAGTACGACATCGACTCCGAGGAGGTTCTCTCCGCCATCGGTCTCGATCACCGCATCGGCGCGTCGTTCCTCGGCGCGGGCGTCGGCTGGGGCGGTAGCTGCTTCCCGAAGGACGTCGCCGCGATCATCGCGGCCGCCCGCGACGTCGGCTATGACCCCACGATGTTGGAGGCCGCCGTCGAGGTCAACGACCGCCAGCCGGTTCGGCTGCTCGAACGTCTCCGCGAGCACGTCGGCCCCGACGGCGCGCGCGTCGCGGTGCTCGGCCTCGCGTTCAAGCCCGGCACCGACGACGTTCGGAACTCTCGAGCGATCCCGCTGGTCGAAGCGCTGCTCGATGCGGGCGCGGATGTCGTCGGCTACGACCCCGTCGCGACCGAGAATTTCCGCGAGCGCTACCCCGAAATCGAGTACGCCGATTCTGCAGACGCGGCGCTCGACAGCGCGGACGCCGCGCTCGTCGTCACCGATTGGCCCGCGTTCGCCGACCTCGACGCCGAATTCGACGAAATGGCGACGCCCGTCGTCGTCGACGGCCGCCGGATCGTGACCCGCCGCGACGGCATCGTCTACGAGGCGCTGGTCTGA
- a CDS encoding ABC transporter substrate-binding protein: MRNSTDERSAVSRRRFLRTTAAASATGLAGLAGCSGATGGGSGGLDEIRVAYMPIYPDMQYFIMREEGYFDELSATVEGEVFSDGPSIVQASATGDFDVMLFGIVPAMIVMDKDIPAKITAANIQNAMQILAHDDFASIWAEADSGADAFARFEEEQGRKFTFGTFPPGSVPEILLRYWLSETVGVDPDSDVNITALGGAGPVRQALLAGEIDGTSIMEPVPTVVEMEDAPYQSIAWAGDFMPGQPAAVTLMHDRLREDNPEQAAAFVEQHQRATNFANENPDGAAQHASTVIGESSLPVETARRAMDSPASDFITDPHKIEDGAQIFSEYAAEAGRIDEALSNDELFDFEVYDSI; this comes from the coding sequence ATGAGGAATTCGACTGACGAGCGATCGGCAGTTTCGCGGCGACGCTTCCTCCGAACGACCGCGGCCGCCTCGGCGACGGGACTGGCTGGGCTCGCCGGCTGTTCGGGCGCGACGGGCGGCGGAAGCGGCGGACTCGACGAGATCCGCGTCGCGTACATGCCGATCTACCCCGATATGCAGTACTTCATTATGCGGGAGGAGGGGTACTTCGACGAGCTCTCGGCGACCGTCGAGGGAGAGGTGTTCTCCGACGGGCCGAGCATCGTGCAGGCCTCCGCGACCGGCGATTTCGACGTGATGCTGTTCGGCATCGTTCCGGCGATGATCGTGATGGACAAGGACATCCCCGCGAAGATCACCGCGGCGAACATCCAGAACGCGATGCAGATCCTCGCGCACGACGACTTCGCGTCGATCTGGGCCGAGGCCGACTCGGGGGCCGACGCGTTCGCGCGCTTCGAGGAGGAGCAGGGTCGGAAGTTCACGTTCGGGACGTTCCCGCCGGGATCGGTCCCGGAGATCCTGCTGCGCTACTGGCTCTCGGAGACCGTCGGCGTCGATCCCGACTCCGACGTCAATATCACCGCTCTCGGCGGTGCGGGACCAGTCCGACAGGCGCTTCTCGCCGGAGAAATCGACGGGACGTCGATTATGGAACCCGTCCCGACGGTCGTCGAGATGGAGGACGCGCCGTACCAATCGATCGCATGGGCCGGCGACTTTATGCCCGGCCAGCCCGCGGCGGTCACGCTGATGCACGATCGGCTCCGCGAGGACAACCCCGAGCAGGCGGCGGCGTTCGTCGAGCAGCATCAGCGCGCGACGAACTTCGCCAACGAGAACCCCGACGGGGCGGCCCAGCACGCCAGCACCGTCATCGGCGAGTCGTCGCTCCCGGTCGAGACGGCGCGCCGGGCGATGGACTCGCCCGCCTCCGATTTCATCACCGATCCGCACAAGATCGAAGACGGCGCACAGATCTTCTCGGAGTACGCCGCTGAGGCGGGACGAATCGACGAGGCGCTCTCGAACGACGAACTGTTCGACTTCGAGGTGTACGACTCGATATGA
- a CDS encoding pyridoxal phosphate-dependent aminotransferase: MVHFSERVEQVSISGIREVFEAAGEDAINLGLGQPDFSAPPHAREAAAEAITAGRADGYTENKGMKSLREAIADKHARDQGVDVDPGDVIATAGGSEALHIALEAHVDPGDEVVIPDPGFVSYDALTKLTGGTPVPVPLRDDLTIDPAAVEAAITDDTVAFVVNSPGNPTGAVSPPEDVREFARITDEHDVLCISDEVYEYTVFDGEFRSPIEFADSDNVVVVNSASKLYSMTGWRLGWVVSSNRRIERMLRVHQYAQACASAPSQFAAEAALTGPQDQVDEMTDSFQRRRDIVVDGLTDIGLDVPTPGGAFYCMPEVPEGFVDECLDRGVVIVPGEAFGEHGAGYARLSYATDEESLREALEIMGEAYDAVR, from the coding sequence ATGGTACACTTTTCGGAGCGAGTCGAGCAGGTGTCGATCAGCGGGATCCGCGAGGTGTTCGAGGCCGCGGGCGAGGACGCGATCAACCTCGGACTGGGACAGCCCGACTTTTCGGCCCCGCCGCACGCCCGGGAGGCGGCCGCCGAGGCGATCACCGCGGGGCGCGCGGACGGCTACACCGAGAACAAGGGTATGAAATCGCTCCGCGAAGCCATCGCCGACAAGCACGCCCGCGATCAGGGCGTCGACGTCGACCCCGGCGACGTCATCGCCACCGCGGGCGGGTCGGAAGCGCTGCACATCGCCCTCGAAGCCCACGTCGACCCCGGCGACGAGGTCGTCATCCCCGATCCCGGATTCGTCTCCTACGACGCGCTCACGAAGCTCACCGGCGGGACACCCGTCCCGGTTCCGCTCCGCGACGACCTGACGATCGATCCCGCGGCGGTCGAAGCGGCGATCACCGACGACACGGTCGCCTTCGTCGTCAACAGCCCCGGCAACCCGACCGGCGCGGTCTCGCCGCCCGAAGACGTCCGCGAGTTCGCCCGCATCACCGACGAACACGACGTGCTCTGTATCTCGGACGAAGTCTACGAGTACACCGTCTTCGACGGCGAGTTCCGCTCGCCGATCGAGTTCGCCGACAGCGACAACGTCGTCGTCGTCAACTCGGCCTCGAAACTCTACTCGATGACCGGCTGGCGGCTCGGCTGGGTCGTCTCCTCGAACCGACGGATCGAGCGGATGCTCCGCGTCCATCAGTACGCCCAAGCCTGCGCGTCGGCTCCCTCGCAGTTCGCCGCCGAGGCCGCGCTCACCGGACCGCAGGACCAAGTCGACGAAATGACCGACTCCTTCCAGCGTCGCCGCGACATCGTCGTCGACGGCCTCACCGACATCGGTCTCGACGTGCCCACGCCGGGCGGAGCGTTCTACTGTATGCCTGAGGTCCCGGAGGGCTTCGTCGACGAGTGTCTCGACCGCGGCGTCGTCATCGTCCCCGGCGAGGCGTTCGGCGAGCACGGCGCGGGATACGCGCGGCTCTCGTATGCGACCGACGAGGAGTCGCTGCGCGAGGCGCTCGAAATTATGGGCGAGGCGTACGACGCTGTGCGATAA